A window of Oncorhynchus tshawytscha isolate Ot180627B linkage group LG10, Otsh_v2.0, whole genome shotgun sequence contains these coding sequences:
- the alpk1 gene encoding alpha-protein kinase 1: MDSKEVGAMLEECHRAASAAGLVVVEPTEEVKLNFQRYRESLSVELSMLLQEAVAMRWPFVPEKWQYKQSVTSQDKVNLKDVISLHLPQLLALLKASILAREPQWAASVVFLMDRFLYWTDESSRLLKITKLLHRHYPGTPIAPQLVIRQARVYLNDGKLQKAEYILSSLINTSGATGCWIYQSDSDRTLIQAVSVQVRGQVLQKLGLWLEAAELIWTSLVGYYALPQPDKKGIGTSLGILANILVSMNDGDFHAFKTNPGIDLCFLENDGHRLLSAAAAAKMAVVYSQYASLYVLTNVVTQGTCLLSYSFSVECPPSDKHSFLLQAKEAFEIGLLTKTGGDMVTSKQELHTFLKAAYSLTVSHKWLGTPQKTVDQARLVCREALEKFYAYCHADGQQRDALCTGVMSLITQVKILLRVNPFLNSDKGSFIPDSYRDVVEERAVRFTLDGFSQVMGRFRQYHTSVCEASEASCRRKYEGHQAGLCITALGTTATAPNTECATENHKPQKATHKEELHRDKAPFCLAPRLPQEQELCTTLGSTEELPSNSYNKMSLKSLSSSFGSSFEKVSLNSTGSPLSCSGNKGGSVPDKVNMEYLCDPNCLTEVSEDELENGSESKSKTRKRDIRASLSAQAGSNSSTRVTSSSSTHTGSDVEQFEMIDEQSLIETVETEEECRRCGASVSVRPTGDGVVTHPEYQDKSRTSSFSSIGDSLGSQSSWQKLSLSDTSREAAAVPQIGSAAPAAVNEHRGPASSQVVPNFNVDQEAETEEDTGSAHPFGPNSAAAYHRRPPQLGSEGLIPEQCLSTEIDSSYEMVEKEIGHIVHNTEPCAGEKQIPSHPNASCYTCLKHGIMGGLVPENQYVLTEEDYIALLAGMCHGCMLKRLQSDMKFKLGKQKSAYSALLLKYSRASGLWTSRETYVYIGEPIGKQGQQRIALWVQFLHQEERLSSYVGKEYLEPKGIQFHLSDVERQMTAQYYVTEFNKRLYKEKVTAQIFFIPSEVLLILEGDEVVDCVTVEPYMLGDFVKLTNNTTKVDKRFKASEYGIAFGHFTYQFSGCQEVVVDLQGWVTANGKGLTYLTDPQIHSLRTPKGATNFAERGVSYFLKDQHGPECNSICDLLSLGKLQ, translated from the exons AGTCCCTGTCAGTTGAACTGAGCATGCTACTGCAGGAGGCAGTGGCAATGAGGTGGCCATTTGTACCAGAGAAGTGGCAGTACAAGCAGTCCGTCACTTCCCAGGACAAAGTCAACTTGAAGGACGTCATTAGTCTGCATCTACCACAGCTACTG GCTCTGCTGAAGGCGTCCATCTTGGCCAGGGAACCCCAGTGGGCGGCAAGTGTGGTCTTCCTGATGGATCGGTTCCTGTATTGGACAGATGAGTCCAGCCGGCTGCTGAAGATCACCAAGCTCCTCCACAGACACTACCCAGGAACCCCCATCGCCCCCCAGCTGGTCATACGACAGGCCAGGGTCTATCTCAATGACG GTAAACTCCAGAAGGCAGAGTACATACTGAGCAGTCTCATCAACACTAGTGGAGCAACAG GTTGCTGGATATATCAGTCTGACAGCGATAGGACTCTCATCCAGGCGGTCAGTGTGCAAGTGCGTGGACAGGTTCTGCAGAAACTGG GACTGTGGCTGGAGGCTGCTGAGCTGATCTGGACCTCCCTGGTCGGCTATTACGCTCTTCCTCAACCTGATAAAAAG GGTATTGGAACGTCCCTTGGGATTCTGGCCAACATATTGGTGTCTATGAATGATGGCGACTTCCATGCATTTAAGACCAATCCGGGCATTGACTTG TGTTTCCTTGAGAACGATGGCCACCGTCTCCTCTCAGCAGCTGCGGCAGCTAAAATGGCGGTGGTGTACAGCCAGTATGCCTCACTGTACGTGTTAACCAATGTG gtCACCCAAGGCACCTGTCTGTTGTCCTACAGTTTCTCAGTAGAATGCCCCCCCTCGGACAAACACTCCTTCCTCCTCCAGGCCAAGGAAGCCTTTGAGATCGGCCTACTTACCAAAACAGGGGGGGACATGGTCACCAGCAAACAGGAGCTCCACACATTCCTCAAGGCAGCCTACTCTCTGACTGTCAGTCACAAGTGGCTGGGCACCCCTCAGAAGACAGTGGACCAGGCCAGATTGGTATGCCGGGAGGCTTTGGAGAAGTTCTATGCCTACTGCCATGCAGACGGCCAACAGAGAGATGCTCTTTGCACTGGAGTTATGAGTCTGATAACCCAAGTGAAGATTCTATTGCGGGTCAATCCTTTCTTGAACTCAGACAAGGGGTCGTTTATCCCAGATAGCTATAGAGACGTGGTGGAAGAGCGAGCAGTGCGGTTCACTCTGGATGGTTTCTCCCAGGTGATGGGGAGGTTCAGGCAGTACCACACCTCAGTGTGTGAGGCCTCTGAGGCAAGCTGTAGGAGGAAATATGAAGGCCACCAGGCTGGACTCTGTATAACAGCACTGGGGACCACGGCAACGGCCCCTAACACAGAGTGTGCCACTGAGAACCACAAGCCCCAAAAAGCCACACATAAAGAAGAGTTACACAGAGACAAAGCACCATTTTGTTTAGCTCCAAGGTTACCTCAGGAACAGGAGCTCTGTACAACTCTGGGTAGCACTGAAGAGCTACCAAGCAATAGCTATAATAAAATGTCCCTCAAATCACTCAGTAGCAGCTTTGGGTCCTCATTTGAAAAAGTATCTTTGAACAGCACTGGTTCTCCCCTCAGCTGTAGTGGCAACAAAGGTGGCAGTGTTCCGGATAAGGTAAACATGGAGTATCTGTGCGATCCAAACTGTCTCACCGAGGTTAGTGAAGATGAGTTGGAAAATGGGTCAGAATCTAAAAGCAAGACCAGGAAAAGAGATATCAGAGCAAGCCTCAGTGCTCAGGCAGGATCCAACTCTTCCACCCGGGTCACTTCCTCATCATCCACCCACACCGGAAGTGATGTTGAGCAGTTTGAAATGATCGACGAACAGAGTCTAATAGAGACTGTGGAGACTGAGGAGGAGTGTCGCAGGTGTGGTGCGTCAGTGTCGGTGAGACCTACAGGAGACGGAGTAGTGACTCATCCAGAGTACCAAGACAAGTCGAGGACTTCCTCTTTTAGCTCCATTGGCGACAGCCTCGGCTCCCAGTCATCATGGCAGAAACTATCCCTATCTGACACATCCCGGGAGGCAGCTGCAGTACCACAAATAGGTTCTGCAGCCCCAGCAGCTGTAAATGAACACCGAGGTCCCGCCTCCTCGCAGGTAGTTCCGAACTTCAATGTGGATCAAGAAGCAGAAACGGAGGAAGACACTGGATCCGCTCACCCTTTTGGGCCTAACAGTGCTGCAGCGTATCACAGAAGACCTCCACAACTAGGATCTGAGGGCCTCATCCCAGAGCAGTGTCTCTCTACAGAGATAGACAGCTCCTATGAGATGGTGGAGAAAGAGATAGGACACATAGTCCACAACACTGAACCCTGTGCTGGAGAGAAGCAGATTCCCTCTCACCCAAACGCCTCATGCTATACCTGTCTAAAGCACGGCATCATGGGTGGTCTAGTGCCTGAGAACCAGTACGTTTTGACAGAGGAGGACTACATAGCCCTCCTGGCTGGGATGTGTCATGGCTGTATGTTAAAGAGACTGCAGAGTGACATGAAATTCAAGCTTGGGAAACAGAAAAGCGCCTACA GTGCTCTCCTTCTGAAGTACTCCAGGGCCTCTGGATTGTGGACGTCCAGAGAGACCTATGTGTACATCGGAGAGCCAATAGGGAAGCAAGGCCAGCAGAGAATAGCATTATGGGTACAGTTTCTACAccaagaggagaggctgagtag CTATGTGGGGAAGGAGTACCTAGAACCTAAGGGCATTCAGTTCCACCTGAGTGACGTGGAGAGGCAGATGACGGCCCAGTACTACGTGACAGAGTTTAACAAGAGACTCTACAAGGAGAAAGTGACCGCTCAGATCTTCTTCATCCCTTCAGAAGTGCTACTG ATCTTGGAGGGGGATGAGGTGGTGGACTGTGTGACAGTGGAGCCCTACATGCTGGGGGACTTTGTGAAGCTcaccaacaacacaactaaaGTGGACAAGCGGTTCAAGGCGTCAGAATATGGAATCGCTTTCGGCCATTTCACCTACCAGTTCTCTGGATGCCAAGAGGTTGTTGTCGAcctacaag GGTGGGTGACCGCCAATGGGAAGGGGCTGACGTACCTCACAGACCCTCAGATCCACTCTCTCAGGACCCCTAAAGGTGCCACCAACTTCGCTGAGAGGGGGGTCAGTTATTTCCTAAAGGACCAGCATGGACCAGAATGCAACAGTATCTGTGACCTACTGTCACTGGGCAAACTGCAGTAA
- the epdl1 gene encoding ependymin-like 1 has translation MRTFVLLMCLAVGCLAQAPHPCRSPPLLTGAMSVANEKVNAYAKYDYDALGERIRFKEMGSYENKTFGLDALLLFREGVMYTINHKNRTCKKERLNKEDFHPMEIPADAALLGQVILGSSSGPGQGLLVNTWYGERATPTGGKDKWLSTFTEFGCIPVSTTYYTDKTGWVLTTFFNIVVGIDDPQQFFPPKFCQGAKLDATADAANFYSIFKNIN, from the exons ATGAGGACCTTCGTGTTGTTGATGTGCCTTGCAGTGGGCTGCCTGGCTCAGGCACCTCATCCGTGCA GGTCTCCCCCTCTTCTGACTGGAGCCATGTCAGTG GCAAATGAGAAGGTTAATGCATATGCAAAATACGACTATGACGCGTTAGGCGAGCGTATCCGCTTCAAGGAGATGGGATCTTATGAGAACAAGACATTCGGCCTGGATGCCCTTCTGCTCTTCAGAGAG GGCGTCATGTATACGATTAACCACAAGAACCGTACATGTAAGAAGGAGAGGCTGAATAAGGAGGACTTCCACCCCATGGAGATCCCTGCAGATGCTGCTCTGCTGGGGCAGGTGATCCTAGGGAGCTCCTCTGGTCCAGGACAGGGTCTGCTGGTCAACACCTGGTATGGAGAACGTGCAACCCCAACTGGTG GTAAAGACAAGTGGTTGAGCACCTTCACTGAGTTTGGCTGCATACCTGTCAGCACTACGTACTACACGGACAAGACTGGCTGGGTGCTTACAAC CTTCTTCAACATTGTTGTTGGGATCGATGACCCCCAGCAGTTCTTCCCTCCTAAGTTTTGTCAGGGCGCTAAACTGGATGCGACTGCAGATGCAGCCAACTTCTACAgcatttttaaaaacataaacTAA
- the cskmt gene encoding citrate synthase-lysine N-methyltransferase CSKMT, mitochondrial isoform X2 gives MKCNLSTAELINNMDKKATWDRFYTENSKATNFKNFEWFFGFDAIREFILPMLHSQHNSDALHVLDMGCGTSALGPCIYRYSPWPVQVTCADISAIAVRLMQEHTETKGLQPQNTSSKLDFLELDCTHLHRHFGSESLDLILDKGTIDALLRSREGGAKASQVLKQCLKVLRDSGSLLQFSDEDPDARMLWLEKEGQELGRMVADVGVQEVGELRGVTYYCYQVTAHPVAQ, from the exons ATGAAATGTAATTTGAGCACAG CTGAACTTATCAACAACATGGACAAGAAAGCAACATGGGACCGGTTCTACACAGAAAACAGCAAGGCAACCAACTTCAAGAATTTTGAGTGGTTCTTTGGTTTCGACGCAATCCGGGAattcatcttgcctatgctgcattCACAGCACAACTCTGATGCCCTACATGTTCTGGACATGGGTTGTGGTACCTCTGCCCTGGGACCCTGCATATACAGATACTCTCCCTGGCCAGTGCAGGTGACCTGCGCTGACATCTCCGCTATTGCTGTGCGCCTTATGCAGGAACACACAGAAACCAAAGGCCTGCAACCTCAGAACACTTCCTCTAAGCTGGACTTCTTAGAACTGGACTGCACTCATCTCCACAGACACTTTGGTTCTGAGAGCCTAGACCTCATTCTAGACAAGGGCACCATAGATGCCTTGCTAAGGTCGAGGGAAGGTGGAGCCAAGGCCAGTCAAGTGCTTAAGCAGTGCCTAAAGGTGTTGAGGGACTCTGGGTCTCTCCTTCAGTTCTCAGATGAGGACCCTGATGCCAGAATGTTGTGGCTGGAGAAAGAGGGCCAGGAGCTGGGGAGGATGGTTGCCGATGTGGGGGTGCAGGAGGTGGGAGAGTTAAGGGGAGTAACTTATTACTGCTACCAAGTTACAGCTCATCCTGTAGCACAGTAG
- the cskmt gene encoding citrate synthase-lysine N-methyltransferase CSKMT, mitochondrial isoform X1, which produces MLSCPPLRTQQFACCSAVHEGGFLGEIRIMALILNILSPRRLGRLIANTRVRHHSSLTTELINNMDKKATWDRFYTENSKATNFKNFEWFFGFDAIREFILPMLHSQHNSDALHVLDMGCGTSALGPCIYRYSPWPVQVTCADISAIAVRLMQEHTETKGLQPQNTSSKLDFLELDCTHLHRHFGSESLDLILDKGTIDALLRSREGGAKASQVLKQCLKVLRDSGSLLQFSDEDPDARMLWLEKEGQELGRMVADVGVQEVGELRGVTYYCYQVTAHPVAQ; this is translated from the exons ATGCTCAGTTGCCCTCCACTGCGCACACAGCAGTTCGCTTGCTGTTCAGCAGTGCATGAGGGAGGATTTCTAGGAGAGATACGAATCATGGCGCTGATTTTAAACATCCTGTCGCCAAGGAGGTTAGGGAGGTTAATTGCAAACACACGTGTAAGGCACCACTCCAGTCTTACAA CTGAACTTATCAACAACATGGACAAGAAAGCAACATGGGACCGGTTCTACACAGAAAACAGCAAGGCAACCAACTTCAAGAATTTTGAGTGGTTCTTTGGTTTCGACGCAATCCGGGAattcatcttgcctatgctgcattCACAGCACAACTCTGATGCCCTACATGTTCTGGACATGGGTTGTGGTACCTCTGCCCTGGGACCCTGCATATACAGATACTCTCCCTGGCCAGTGCAGGTGACCTGCGCTGACATCTCCGCTATTGCTGTGCGCCTTATGCAGGAACACACAGAAACCAAAGGCCTGCAACCTCAGAACACTTCCTCTAAGCTGGACTTCTTAGAACTGGACTGCACTCATCTCCACAGACACTTTGGTTCTGAGAGCCTAGACCTCATTCTAGACAAGGGCACCATAGATGCCTTGCTAAGGTCGAGGGAAGGTGGAGCCAAGGCCAGTCAAGTGCTTAAGCAGTGCCTAAAGGTGTTGAGGGACTCTGGGTCTCTCCTTCAGTTCTCAGATGAGGACCCTGATGCCAGAATGTTGTGGCTGGAGAAAGAGGGCCAGGAGCTGGGGAGGATGGTTGCCGATGTGGGGGTGCAGGAGGTGGGAGAGTTAAGGGGAGTAACTTATTACTGCTACCAAGTTACAGCTCATCCTGTAGCACAGTAG
- the cskmt gene encoding citrate synthase-lysine N-methyltransferase CSKMT, mitochondrial isoform X3 gives MDKKATWDRFYTENSKATNFKNFEWFFGFDAIREFILPMLHSQHNSDALHVLDMGCGTSALGPCIYRYSPWPVQVTCADISAIAVRLMQEHTETKGLQPQNTSSKLDFLELDCTHLHRHFGSESLDLILDKGTIDALLRSREGGAKASQVLKQCLKVLRDSGSLLQFSDEDPDARMLWLEKEGQELGRMVADVGVQEVGELRGVTYYCYQVTAHPVAQ, from the coding sequence ATGGACAAGAAAGCAACATGGGACCGGTTCTACACAGAAAACAGCAAGGCAACCAACTTCAAGAATTTTGAGTGGTTCTTTGGTTTCGACGCAATCCGGGAattcatcttgcctatgctgcattCACAGCACAACTCTGATGCCCTACATGTTCTGGACATGGGTTGTGGTACCTCTGCCCTGGGACCCTGCATATACAGATACTCTCCCTGGCCAGTGCAGGTGACCTGCGCTGACATCTCCGCTATTGCTGTGCGCCTTATGCAGGAACACACAGAAACCAAAGGCCTGCAACCTCAGAACACTTCCTCTAAGCTGGACTTCTTAGAACTGGACTGCACTCATCTCCACAGACACTTTGGTTCTGAGAGCCTAGACCTCATTCTAGACAAGGGCACCATAGATGCCTTGCTAAGGTCGAGGGAAGGTGGAGCCAAGGCCAGTCAAGTGCTTAAGCAGTGCCTAAAGGTGTTGAGGGACTCTGGGTCTCTCCTTCAGTTCTCAGATGAGGACCCTGATGCCAGAATGTTGTGGCTGGAGAAAGAGGGCCAGGAGCTGGGGAGGATGGTTGCCGATGTGGGGGTGCAGGAGGTGGGAGAGTTAAGGGGAGTAACTTATTACTGCTACCAAGTTACAGCTCATCCTGTAGCACAGTAG
- the otub1b gene encoding ubiquitin thioesterase OTUB1 — protein MRSVRQRKHNSTAKMAQEQQQETTQGEMEAGGVNCLAYDEAIMAQQDRIQQEIATSILLVSDRQELSVLQREYAAEDTIYQLKIKDLHKKYSYIRKTRPDGNCFYRAFGFSHLESLLEDSKELQRFKAVAAKSKLDLVNQGFTEFTIEDFHNTFMDLLELCEKQPGLSELLGSFRDQSVSDYIVVYLRLLTSGYLQREHGFFQHFIEGGRSVREFCQQEVEPMSKESDHIHIIALAQALNVSILVEYMDRGEGGTVNHHVFPEGSEPRVFLLYRPGHYDILYK, from the exons ATGAGGTCAGTGAGACAGAGGAAACACAATTCTACGGCTAAAATGGCgcaggagcaacagcaggaaacaacacagggagagatggagg CTGGAGGAGTAAACTGTCTTGCTTATGATGAGGCCATTATGGCACAGCAGGACAGAATTCAGCAGGAG atcgCAACAAGCATCCTTTtagtgtcagacagacaggagctgTCAGTTTTGCAGAGAGAGTATGCCGCGGAAGACACCATTTATCAGCTCAAGATCAAG GATTTACACAAAAAATACTCATATATTCGTAAGACGCGACCAGACGGGAACTGTTTCTACAGAGCTTTTGGCTTTTCACATCTCGAATCACTGCTCGAAGACAGCAAAGAGCTGCAGAG GTTCAAAGCAGTGGCAGCAAAGAGCAAACTGGACCTGGTAAACCAGGGTTTCACTGAGTTCACCATTGAAGACTTCCACAATACT TTCATGGACCTGTTAGAGCTGTGTGAGAAGCAGCCAGGACTCAGTGAGCTGCTGGGCTCCTTCAGAGACCAGAGCGTGTCAGACTACATCGTGGTGTACCTGCGGTTGCTCACTTCAGGCTACCTGCAGAGGGAGCACGGTTTCTTCCAGCACTTCATCGAGGGGGGACGCTCTGTCAGGGAGTTCTGTCAGCAG GAGGTGGAGCCCATGTCTAAAGAAAGTGACCATATCCACATCATCGCCTTGGCCCAGGCCCTGAACGTGTCCATCCTAGTGGAGTATATGGACCGGGGTGAGGGGGGCACCGTCAACCACCACGTCTTTCCTGAAGGCAGCGAGCCTCGTGTCTTTCTCCTCTATAGACCCGGCCACTACGACATCTTGTACAAATAA